From the genome of Leptolyngbya iicbica LK, one region includes:
- a CDS encoding glycosyltransferase family A protein has product MTAKPILSVVTPTRGNFSEYWLEQLLCIQGEVQFVLVFPPGTRYQSFADPRIKVLQSPYKGEMFQRFVGLLNADGDYVIALDDDDYLHPEVVATVAAYFQRFPDSIVLRLMTDKIDEQNVEAYRRAWEPIPAVSNLSEGKRQAGQLQQLPIAPLDIPFDKRYLVWPFIERRDDRAPHIENFNTKVWRNDVVQKSLVEISQATILGGILTWIPRSGFDRLMGLFVQATCFESGITVGHWMPRPAQVRFISQDPALKPPRYHFLSDFLLVKHFPQYGYFWNLFFNKVSYLPRIVGKSLKWKLQKKTYRTGTPAKEIT; this is encoded by the coding sequence ATGACTGCCAAGCCTATCCTTTCGGTTGTGACCCCTACCCGTGGAAATTTTTCAGAATACTGGCTGGAGCAGTTACTTTGTATTCAAGGAGAGGTGCAGTTCGTGCTGGTCTTTCCGCCAGGAACCAGATATCAATCTTTTGCTGACCCCCGCATCAAGGTCTTGCAGAGTCCCTACAAAGGTGAAATGTTTCAGCGTTTTGTCGGCCTGCTCAATGCGGACGGTGACTATGTTATTGCCCTGGACGACGATGATTATCTGCACCCTGAGGTCGTTGCTACTGTTGCTGCCTACTTTCAACGCTTTCCAGACAGCATAGTGCTGCGGCTGATGACCGACAAAATTGACGAGCAAAACGTTGAAGCATATCGTCGGGCATGGGAGCCCATTCCAGCAGTTTCTAACTTATCGGAGGGAAAAAGACAGGCCGGACAATTGCAGCAGTTGCCCATTGCTCCTCTTGATATTCCTTTTGATAAGCGTTATCTCGTCTGGCCCTTCATCGAACGCCGAGACGACCGGGCTCCCCATATCGAAAATTTCAACACTAAGGTTTGGCGCAATGATGTTGTGCAGAAATCTTTGGTAGAAATTTCTCAGGCAACGATTCTAGGGGGCATACTCACATGGATACCACGCTCTGGTTTTGACCGCCTGATGGGATTATTTGTGCAAGCCACCTGTTTTGAATCTGGCATAACTGTAGGTCACTGGATGCCCCGACCCGCCCAAGTTCGGTTTATCAGTCAAGATCCGGCCCTAAAGCCACCACGCTATCACTTCCTATCAGATTTTCTGTTAGTCAAGCATTTTCCTCAGTACGGTTATTTTTGGAACTTATTTTTCAACAAGGTGTCTTATCTGCCCCGGATAGTGGGTAAATCGCTGAAGTGGAAGCTACAGAAAAAAACTTATCGAACGGGAACTCCTGCGAAAGAAATTACTTGA
- a CDS encoding Uma2 family endonuclease: MTAILATPLSQIELTPGSALRITGVTWESYVALLSELGESRQTRIAYDSGVLEIRMPGQLHEVLNQVLAAIILVLAEELGLEFNNLGSMRMNRSDLDKGIEPDSCFYLQNAQAGQGIETTVPQDLPPDLAIEVDIANRSDSKLPIYQAMAVPEIWLCRQE, translated from the coding sequence ATGACAGCGATACTTGCGACGCCGCTCAGTCAGATCGAACTCACCCCCGGTAGTGCCTTGCGGATTACAGGTGTCACTTGGGAAAGTTATGTCGCGTTGCTCAGCGAACTGGGAGAAAGTCGCCAGACGCGCATAGCTTATGACAGTGGAGTCCTCGAAATCAGAATGCCGGGACAGTTGCATGAAGTCCTGAATCAAGTGCTAGCCGCAATCATCCTGGTATTGGCGGAAGAACTCGGCTTAGAGTTCAACAATTTAGGCTCAATGCGGATGAACCGCTCTGATTTGGACAAGGGCATCGAACCAGACAGTTGCTTTTACCTGCAAAACGCCCAAGCTGGACAGGGGATTGAGACGACCGTTCCGCAAGATTTGCCACCCGATTTAGCGATAGAAGTCGATATCGCCAATCGCTCTGACAGTAAGTTGCCGATCTATCAAGCGATGGCAGTGCCTGAGATCTGGCTTTGCCGTCAAGAGTAA
- a CDS encoding phycobiliprotein lyase, producing MSIVNFFETVEGTWFSQRTTHFAPGQPSQTGQATLKIARVETSDARVTALCQQCNADANAAIFAYTIQQEGQASLYGSGAATPPRTTLMVGLKSDDDCSGQFFSQTDREPAIAGKYCLEGEVLTLSVRNEEFQSDERLWYMNPNLRMRTSLVKRADGYQMASFCSEIRRSS from the coding sequence ATGAGTATCGTTAATTTTTTTGAAACAGTTGAAGGAACCTGGTTTTCACAACGCACGACCCACTTTGCCCCCGGGCAACCTTCCCAAACTGGGCAGGCGACGCTCAAGATCGCCCGCGTTGAAACCAGTGATGCTCGGGTAACGGCTCTGTGCCAGCAGTGCAACGCCGATGCGAATGCCGCGATTTTTGCGTACACCATTCAGCAAGAAGGGCAAGCGAGCCTTTATGGCAGTGGTGCCGCCACACCGCCACGCACGACCCTGATGGTGGGGCTCAAGTCTGACGATGACTGCTCAGGCCAGTTTTTTAGCCAAACTGACCGCGAACCCGCGATCGCGGGCAAATATTGTTTGGAGGGTGAAGTCTTGACCCTCAGCGTTCGTAACGAGGAATTTCAGTCAGACGAGCGGCTGTGGTATATGAACCCCAACCTGCGGATGCGCACCAGTCTGGTCAAACGGGCCGACGGTTATCAAATGGCGTCCTTTTGTTCCGAAATTCGGCGATCGTCCTAA
- the hemE gene encoding uroporphyrinogen decarboxylase, producing the protein MTGLNQEPLLLRAARGESVERTPVWMMRQAGRYMKVYRDLREKHPSFRERSENPELAIEISLQPWKAFRPDGVIMFSDILTPLTGMGIPFDIVESKGPMIDPPIRTQAQIDAVHELDPDTATPYIRTILSTLRSEVGNEATVLGFVGSPWTLAAYAVEGRTSKNYANIKGMAFSEPAMLHQLLSKLADNIGIYACHQIECGAQVVQLFDSWAGQLSPMDYRTFALPYQQQVVRRVKAKYPNTPLILYISGSAGVLELMGESGVDIVSVDWTVDMAEARRRLGPGMAVQGNVDPAALFGSKDFIRDRILDTVQKAGRQGHILNLGHGILPGTPEENAAFFFETGKNLDQLLAVPA; encoded by the coding sequence ATGACTGGTTTGAATCAGGAACCTTTATTACTTCGGGCGGCTCGCGGCGAATCGGTAGAACGCACCCCCGTTTGGATGATGCGACAGGCCGGGCGCTACATGAAGGTCTACCGTGATTTACGCGAAAAGCATCCGTCCTTTCGAGAGCGGTCCGAAAATCCTGAGTTAGCGATCGAAATTTCCCTCCAGCCGTGGAAAGCGTTTCGTCCCGATGGCGTCATTATGTTTTCCGACATTTTGACCCCGCTGACGGGAATGGGCATTCCTTTCGACATTGTGGAAAGCAAAGGCCCAATGATTGATCCGCCCATCCGCACCCAGGCACAGATCGACGCGGTTCACGAACTCGATCCCGATACGGCGACTCCCTACATCCGCACCATTTTGAGTACGTTGCGATCGGAAGTGGGCAACGAAGCAACGGTATTGGGCTTTGTCGGTTCTCCTTGGACCCTGGCCGCTTATGCCGTGGAAGGGCGCACCTCCAAGAATTACGCCAACATTAAGGGCATGGCCTTTTCAGAGCCCGCCATGCTGCACCAGCTACTCAGCAAGCTAGCAGACAACATTGGCATTTATGCTTGTCACCAAATTGAATGCGGTGCGCAGGTCGTTCAACTGTTTGACTCTTGGGCGGGTCAGCTCAGCCCCATGGACTACCGCACTTTTGCGTTGCCCTATCAGCAGCAGGTGGTGCGTCGGGTCAAAGCGAAGTATCCCAACACGCCCCTCATCCTCTATATCAGCGGCAGTGCGGGGGTGTTGGAGCTGATGGGCGAGTCGGGTGTCGATATCGTCAGCGTGGACTGGACCGTGGACATGGCGGAAGCGCGTCGTCGCCTCGGTCCTGGAATGGCGGTTCAGGGCAACGTTGACCCCGCCGCCCTGTTTGGCTCGAAGGACTTTATCCGCGATCGCATTCTCGACACCGTCCAAAAAGCCGGACGCCAAGGCCACATCCTCAACTTGGGCCACGGCATTCTACCCGGCACCCCCGAAGAGAACGCCGCCTTTTTCTTTGAGACAGGCAAGAACCTGGATCAACTGCTGGCGGTGCCTGCGTAA
- a CDS encoding NAD-dependent epimerase/dehydratase family protein, whose translation MSELNPAFESPQPKRIFITGASGCIGHYLVETLLNDTPHELFLLVRNPAKLLFNWQDEPRLHVIQDDIRNIDAHAELLKTIDTAILAATSWGGAPEIYDINVTGNHRLMELLDGDRCQQVLYFSTASILDSNNLPLKEAGEIGTDYIRSKYQCYMQLPELAIYPKITTVFPTLVFGGDKDKPYSHISAGITDVTKWMGIIRFLRADGSFHFAHGKDIALVVTHLVDHPPSPEAAHQVIIGNPALTIDRTIEEICEYLDKRIYFRIPLSMWLADRIIDWFHIRMADWDRFCLHYRHFVYNQPVHPEKLGLQPYCPTVADLMRVSGVQPG comes from the coding sequence GTGTCTGAACTAAACCCAGCTTTCGAGAGTCCGCAGCCGAAACGAATTTTCATCACCGGAGCCAGTGGCTGCATCGGCCATTATCTGGTCGAAACTTTGCTGAACGATACCCCCCACGAACTCTTTTTGCTGGTGCGCAATCCGGCGAAGCTGCTCTTTAACTGGCAGGACGAGCCGCGCCTCCATGTGATTCAGGATGACATCCGCAATATCGACGCCCATGCCGAATTGCTAAAGACCATCGACACGGCAATTTTGGCGGCAACGTCTTGGGGCGGCGCACCGGAAATTTACGATATCAACGTCACGGGCAATCATCGGTTAATGGAGCTGTTGGATGGCGATCGCTGCCAACAGGTGCTCTACTTCTCCACTGCCAGCATTTTGGACAGCAATAATTTGCCGCTCAAGGAAGCGGGCGAAATCGGCACTGATTACATTCGCAGCAAATATCAGTGCTACATGCAATTGCCGGAGCTGGCGATTTATCCCAAAATCACCACCGTGTTTCCGACTCTGGTGTTTGGCGGCGACAAAGACAAACCCTACTCCCACATTTCCGCTGGCATCACCGATGTCACGAAATGGATGGGGATCATTCGGTTTCTCAGAGCTGACGGCAGCTTTCACTTTGCCCACGGCAAAGATATTGCCCTCGTAGTGACCCATCTCGTCGATCATCCCCCCAGCCCCGAAGCGGCCCATCAGGTCATTATCGGCAATCCGGCCCTCACCATCGATCGCACCATTGAAGAAATTTGCGAGTACTTAGACAAACGCATCTATTTCCGCATTCCCCTATCCATGTGGCTGGCCGATCGCATCATCGACTGGTTCCACATTCGCATGGCCGACTGGGATCGTTTTTGTCTGCACTATCGCCATTTTGTTTACAATCAACCCGTCCATCCCGAAAAGCTCGGTTTGCAGCCCTATTGCCCCACCGTGGCGGATTTGATGCGGGTCAGTGGCGTGCAGCCGGGTTGA
- the ruvB gene encoding Holliday junction branch migration DNA helicase RuvB — protein sequence MAIISSKSSPEPKPPKKGDAPLETTAAPKQSAPESLVREPKTPPQNDATPAAVPVEDGLRPQKLADYIGQKSLKEVLDIAIRAAQSRKEPLDHLLLYGPPGLGKTTMALILAQEMQVDCKITTAPALERPRDIAGLLVNLKPGDILFIDEIHRLPRVTEEILYPAMEDSRLDITIGKGQSARTRSIPLHPFTLVGATTRVGALTSPLRDRFGLIQRLRFYEVDELTKIVQRTAQVLSTPIQPDGAEEIARRSRGTPRIANRLLKRVRDYVEVKQSGDIDEAIAAEALELFNVDPCGLDWTDRRLLSVMIENFNGGPVGLDTMAAATGEDAQTIEEVYEPYLMQLGYLQRTPRGRVVTRAACRHLGYEDSAVPDFHGEQQLSIM from the coding sequence ATGGCTATTATTTCTTCCAAGTCATCACCAGAGCCAAAACCACCGAAAAAGGGCGATGCCCCTTTGGAGACGACAGCCGCACCCAAGCAGTCAGCCCCAGAGTCGCTAGTGCGAGAGCCCAAGACTCCGCCCCAGAACGACGCAACTCCGGCGGCGGTGCCGGTAGAAGATGGGCTGCGACCGCAAAAGCTGGCGGATTACATCGGGCAAAAATCGCTGAAGGAAGTGCTGGACATCGCCATTCGGGCAGCGCAGTCGCGGAAGGAACCGCTGGACCACTTACTGCTCTATGGACCGCCAGGACTGGGCAAAACCACGATGGCGCTGATCTTGGCCCAAGAGATGCAGGTTGATTGCAAAATTACCACCGCGCCCGCCCTCGAACGCCCCCGCGACATTGCTGGCCTGCTGGTGAATCTGAAGCCAGGAGACATCCTGTTTATTGACGAAATTCACCGCTTACCGCGCGTCACCGAAGAGATTTTGTATCCGGCGATGGAAGACTCGCGGCTGGATATCACCATCGGCAAGGGCCAGAGCGCACGCACCCGGAGCATTCCCCTGCACCCATTCACGCTGGTGGGGGCGACGACTCGGGTGGGAGCGCTGACCTCGCCGCTCAGAGACCGCTTTGGCCTGATTCAACGGCTGCGATTTTACGAGGTAGACGAACTCACGAAAATTGTGCAACGCACGGCGCAGGTGCTGAGTACCCCCATTCAGCCGGATGGAGCGGAGGAGATTGCCCGGCGATCGCGCGGCACCCCCCGCATTGCGAACCGATTGCTCAAGCGGGTGCGCGACTATGTGGAAGTGAAGCAGTCGGGAGACATTGATGAGGCGATCGCGGCAGAAGCCCTGGAACTCTTCAATGTTGATCCCTGTGGTTTAGATTGGACTGATCGCCGCCTGCTCTCGGTCATGATTGAAAACTTTAACGGCGGCCCGGTCGGGCTCGACACCATGGCTGCGGCCACGGGAGAAGACGCTCAGACCATTGAAGAGGTCTACGAACCCTATCTGATGCAGCTTGGCTATTTGCAACGGACTCCTCGGGGCAGAGTGGTCACTCGCGCCGCCTGTCGCCATTTGGGATACGAAGACAGTGCTGTGCCCGATTTCCATGGTGAACAGCAGCTATCCATCATGTAG
- the ftsE gene encoding cell division ATP-binding protein FtsE — protein MTSVVTRPTSSNYDRLPEEVRTALSDRLQPTGLATPSQPPSPPTAEHKLPKQARRPAASGTTAQSSTKTRQTAPNRDVVVALQNVSKQYAKGKPALVDVNLQMHKGDFLFITGPSGAGKSTLLKLLYGQERPTSGEVIVEGTPISQLRGNQLAKVRRRIGVVFQDYKLIPRRTVAENVAFVLWAQGYSRKEIHRRLWPTLKMVGLQDKSESFPHELSGGEQQRVSIARAVVGTPPLLLADEPTGNLDPDNALQVIKILKKLNSIGITVVVTTHNEQLVRVSNHPVVQIKDCHLRHVRK, from the coding sequence ATGACCTCAGTTGTTACTCGGCCCACTAGCAGCAACTATGACCGACTGCCCGAAGAGGTACGCACAGCGTTGAGCGATCGCCTCCAACCCACGGGGTTAGCCACACCGAGCCAACCGCCATCGCCGCCTACAGCAGAGCACAAATTGCCCAAACAGGCGCGTCGCCCTGCCGCCTCAGGGACAACAGCTCAATCGTCGACCAAGACTCGGCAAACGGCCCCCAATCGGGATGTCGTCGTGGCTCTGCAAAACGTCTCTAAACAGTACGCCAAGGGCAAGCCCGCCCTCGTAGACGTCAACTTACAGATGCACAAGGGGGATTTCCTTTTTATCACGGGGCCATCTGGTGCCGGGAAATCGACTCTGCTGAAGCTACTGTATGGTCAAGAGCGTCCCACTTCTGGAGAAGTGATTGTTGAAGGCACCCCCATCAGCCAACTTCGGGGCAACCAACTCGCAAAAGTTCGTCGTCGCATTGGTGTGGTCTTTCAGGACTACAAGTTGATTCCTCGGCGCACCGTGGCCGAGAATGTGGCGTTTGTGCTGTGGGCGCAGGGCTATTCCCGCAAAGAAATTCACCGCCGCCTCTGGCCGACACTCAAAATGGTGGGCCTGCAAGACAAGTCAGAATCTTTTCCCCATGAGCTCTCTGGGGGCGAGCAGCAGCGCGTCAGCATTGCCCGTGCGGTGGTGGGCACGCCGCCACTCCTGTTGGCCGATGAGCCCACGGGCAACCTCGACCCCGACAATGCCCTTCAGGTCATCAAAATTCTCAAAAAGCTCAATTCCATCGGCATCACCGTCGTGGTGACCACCCACAATGAACAGTTGGTCAGGGTGTCGAACCATCCGGTAGTGCAAATCAAAGACTGCCATTTGCGGCATGTGCGCAAGTAA
- a CDS encoding DUF2808 domain-containing protein produces MKLGKPRRRGRSRLALALASITCIATVVLPLGPTAAVQLGDGTTVFTSPPRLADFVTLDNDTYDRRPTYYVTVNLPPDAEEPLETLTVSLIEGRFTRLNYRTQDIEVFTGTRRDRGASYDIATADYDADSQTLTVQLAEPAEPGQLLTFALTLVRNPRWEGVYLYEVTAAPAGEKPQFQRVGTGRIHIYQRDFIFFD; encoded by the coding sequence ATGAAACTGGGAAAGCCACGGAGACGAGGGCGATCGCGACTCGCTTTAGCCCTGGCGAGTATCACTTGCATAGCGACAGTCGTGCTGCCACTGGGGCCAACCGCCGCCGTGCAGCTGGGGGATGGCACGACGGTCTTCACGAGTCCCCCGCGCTTGGCCGACTTCGTCACGCTGGATAACGATACTTATGACCGTCGGCCAACTTATTACGTCACAGTCAACCTGCCGCCTGATGCTGAGGAACCCCTCGAAACCCTGACCGTGTCGCTCATTGAGGGGCGGTTTACGCGGTTGAACTATCGCACTCAGGACATTGAGGTGTTTACGGGCACCCGGCGCGATCGCGGTGCATCGTACGACATTGCCACGGCGGACTATGACGCCGATTCGCAAACCCTCACTGTGCAACTGGCCGAGCCCGCCGAACCCGGGCAACTGCTCACCTTTGCCCTCACACTGGTGCGCAATCCCCGTTGGGAAGGCGTTTATTTATACGAAGTGACGGCTGCCCCAGCGGGTGAAAAGCCCCAATTTCAGCGAGTCGGCACGGGCCGCATCCACATTTACCAGCGAGACTTTATCTTCTTTGATTGA
- the rodA gene encoding rod shape-determining protein RodA encodes MTSSSRISSSWQRWWRGWQHFDWSLLLVTTGLTIFASVVIASTQYSQEATPYGWNHIFLGVIGVGLALALARVRYEVYLQWRWVIYALVNASLLAVIFIGTSGLGAQRWITIFGFNVQPSEFAKVGLIITLAANLQGLRSITLLNLIQVLAIAAVPWALVFLQPDLGTSLVFGAITLGMLYWANVNPGWLVLMISPLVAAIIFHFSIPIWLVWSVGMGLIAWFTLPWRLFSTVTATAINLISGKLGEVFWGLLKDYQKDRLILFLDPDKDPLGGGYHLIQSRIAIGAGQLWGRGLHQGTQTQLNFIPEQHTDFIFSAVGEEWGFVGAIAVLTAYWFICLRLVLIAQNAKDNFGSLLAIGVFSMLIFQVVVNIGMTIGLAPVTGIPLPWMSYGRSALITNFLAVGIVESVANHRSRFKFF; translated from the coding sequence ATGACTAGTTCTTCTCGGATTAGCTCTAGCTGGCAACGTTGGTGGCGGGGTTGGCAGCACTTTGACTGGTCGTTGTTGCTGGTGACAACTGGCCTGACAATCTTTGCCAGCGTGGTAATTGCGAGCACGCAGTACAGTCAAGAGGCGACTCCCTACGGCTGGAATCACATTTTTCTGGGGGTGATTGGGGTCGGCTTAGCCTTGGCGTTGGCCCGAGTGCGCTATGAAGTCTACCTGCAGTGGCGCTGGGTAATTTATGCCCTGGTGAATGCGTCGCTGCTGGCGGTCATTTTTATCGGTACGTCAGGACTGGGAGCGCAGCGCTGGATTACAATTTTTGGCTTTAACGTCCAGCCCTCAGAGTTTGCCAAGGTGGGGTTAATCATCACCCTCGCGGCCAATTTACAGGGATTGCGCTCCATCACGTTGCTGAACCTGATCCAGGTGTTGGCGATCGCGGCTGTGCCCTGGGCGCTGGTCTTTTTGCAGCCGGATTTGGGCACCTCGCTGGTATTTGGGGCCATTACCTTGGGGATGCTCTATTGGGCCAACGTGAATCCCGGCTGGCTCGTATTGATGATTTCTCCTTTAGTGGCGGCAATCATCTTTCACTTTTCGATTCCGATTTGGTTGGTATGGTCCGTTGGCATGGGGCTGATTGCCTGGTTCACTCTGCCATGGCGGCTGTTCAGTACGGTAACCGCGACTGCGATCAATCTCATTTCGGGCAAGCTCGGCGAAGTCTTTTGGGGGCTGCTCAAGGATTATCAAAAAGATCGCCTCATTCTTTTCCTGGACCCCGATAAAGACCCGCTAGGCGGTGGCTATCACTTGATTCAGTCGCGCATTGCGATTGGGGCTGGACAGCTATGGGGGCGCGGCTTGCACCAGGGCACTCAGACTCAGTTGAATTTCATTCCAGAGCAGCACACCGACTTTATCTTTTCGGCAGTAGGCGAAGAATGGGGCTTTGTGGGGGCGATCGCAGTGCTCACAGCCTACTGGTTTATCTGTTTGCGGCTCGTCCTCATTGCCCAAAATGCCAAGGATAATTTCGGTTCACTGCTGGCGATCGGGGTCTTCTCGATGTTGATTTTTCAGGTGGTGGTCAACATTGGCATGACCATTGGGCTCGCCCCGGTGACGGGCATTCCGCTACCGTGGATGAGTTATGGGCGATCGGCCCTCATCACGAATTTCCTAGCGGTTGGCATTGTGGAATCAGTGGCGAACCATCGTTCCCGCTTCAAATTTTTCTGA
- the murJ gene encoding murein biosynthesis integral membrane protein MurJ has protein sequence MSDAKPARSLANIATIVAAATLISKVFGLVRQQAIAAAFAVGPVADAYNFAYVIPGFLFVLLGGINGPFHSAIVSVVAKRDREEIGPLVETISTLVTAILLLVAIAMVVFAAPIIDFVAQGLSDTDPTARAIAIRQLQIMAPMAVFAGLIGIGFGTLNADDQYWLPSVSPMFSSVAVIVGLGLLYAAIGSDMTQPSYFMLGGMVLAGSTLLGAVMQWLVQIPALWRSGLGRLRLRFNWREPGVRDVFKILAPATFASGMMQINVFTDLFFASYIPGTAAALGYATLLVQTPLGIISNVILVPFLPIFARLASPEDWPELKDRIRQSLMMVALTMLPLGVLIMTLALPIVQVIYERGAFDLAAAEIVTAVLVAYGLGMFVYLARDVLVRVYYALGDAQTPFRISLVNIGLNVVLDYFFIRWFGAPGLVLATVGVNITSTIAMVVILHRKLNGLPWLDWGRSIFVLTLLSGVAGLVTYGTRLGLEQIFGIEGFVNRLVQLAIASAIGLTVFGLGTLVLRIPEATLLVNRVRSRFTRR, from the coding sequence GTGTCTGACGCGAAACCTGCTCGTTCTCTGGCCAATATTGCCACGATTGTGGCGGCGGCGACCCTGATTAGCAAAGTCTTTGGGCTGGTGCGGCAGCAGGCGATCGCGGCTGCTTTTGCCGTCGGGCCAGTGGCTGATGCTTATAACTTTGCCTATGTTATCCCAGGCTTTTTGTTCGTGCTGCTGGGGGGCATCAACGGCCCCTTTCACAGCGCCATTGTGAGTGTGGTCGCTAAGCGCGATCGCGAAGAAATTGGCCCGCTGGTCGAAACTATCAGCACGCTGGTTACAGCAATTTTGTTGCTGGTCGCCATTGCCATGGTGGTGTTTGCGGCCCCAATCATCGACTTTGTCGCCCAGGGGTTAAGCGATACGGATCCGACTGCGCGGGCGATCGCCATTCGTCAGTTGCAAATCATGGCTCCCATGGCTGTGTTTGCCGGGTTGATCGGCATCGGCTTTGGCACGTTAAATGCAGACGATCAATATTGGTTGCCGTCCGTGAGTCCGATGTTTTCGAGCGTGGCGGTAATTGTCGGGTTGGGGCTGCTATATGCGGCGATCGGCAGTGATATGACCCAGCCAAGCTACTTTATGTTGGGCGGCATGGTGCTGGCGGGTTCTACCTTGCTCGGGGCCGTGATGCAGTGGCTGGTGCAAATTCCCGCTTTGTGGCGCTCTGGGTTGGGACGACTGCGGCTGCGGTTCAACTGGCGTGAACCGGGGGTGCGAGATGTCTTCAAAATTCTGGCCCCGGCCACCTTTGCCTCTGGCATGATGCAGATCAATGTGTTCACCGATCTGTTTTTTGCTTCCTACATTCCTGGTACGGCAGCGGCCTTGGGGTATGCCACGCTGTTGGTGCAGACCCCCCTGGGCATCATTTCCAACGTGATTTTGGTGCCGTTTTTGCCGATTTTTGCGCGGTTGGCCTCCCCCGAAGACTGGCCCGAACTCAAAGATCGCATTCGCCAGAGCTTGATGATGGTCGCGTTGACCATGTTGCCGTTAGGGGTGCTGATCATGACCCTGGCGCTGCCTATTGTGCAGGTCATTTACGAACGGGGGGCGTTTGACTTGGCTGCCGCCGAAATCGTCACCGCTGTCCTGGTGGCCTACGGTCTGGGCATGTTTGTTTATCTGGCGCGGGATGTGTTGGTGCGGGTTTATTACGCCCTGGGCGATGCGCAAACGCCGTTTCGGATCAGCCTCGTAAATATCGGTCTCAACGTAGTGCTCGACTATTTCTTCATTCGCTGGTTCGGCGCACCGGGGCTGGTGTTGGCGACAGTCGGGGTCAACATTACCTCCACGATCGCGATGGTGGTCATCCTGCATCGCAAACTCAACGGCCTGCCCTGGCTCGACTGGGGCCGCTCGATTTTCGTGCTCACCCTGCTCAGCGGTGTGGCTGGACTCGTGACTTACGGTACCCGGTTAGGCCTGGAGCAGATATTCGGTATTGAAGGATTTGTGAACCGCTTAGTGCAGTTAGCGATCGCCAGCGCGATCGGCCTCACTGTCTTTGGTCTGGGTACTCTGGTCCTGCGCATCCCCGAAGCGACGCTGCTAGTGAATCGGGTGCGATCGCGCTTTACCCGCCGCTAA